The nucleotide window TAAGATTAAGAAAAGGTATGATGAAAAATAAAGTTATTGGTTTTTTAATAAATTTTTTAAAATCATTTATTAAAAAAAAACGTAAAATAGTTTATCATAGCTTTCCAGATTTTACAGATAATAGCTTTGCAACATTTGTTTATGTATCAAATAATCTTCCAGAATATAAAAATATTTGGCTTGTAGATAGTTTAGAAAAAAAAGATTTTTTTTTAAAACTTATAGCAAATTACACAGCATCAGAAAATTATATTATTCTAAAAAAGAAATCTATCAAAGGTTTTTTTCATTATTTAACTGCTGAACTAGTTTTTCATACACATGGTTTATTTAATGAGTTTGGTTTAATTAAAGATCAAAGAAAAATTAATCTTTGGCATGGAATGCCAATTAAAAAAATTGGTTTTTATGAAAGTTTAGATAGTAAAGTTCCTTTTTCTAATGTGCATCTAGCTACATCAGAATTTTATCAGAAAATTTTAATGAAAGCTTTTGGAGCCAATAAAAAGCAGACTCAAATTATTGGGCAAACAAGAAATGATTTCCTTTTAGACAATAAAATAACTATTCATCATTTATTTAATGATGATAAAATTTATGAAAACACAATACTCTGGATGCCTACTTTCAGAAAATCTGTGGTTAGAGATTTAAGAACTGATGGTAGTATTGAAATAGATAAAGATTTTTTACGAAATGAATATTTAGTAAAATTAAATAAATTTTTAGTTGATTGTAATTCAATAATCTATGTTAAGTTACATCCTATGGACTATAGAGGTTTAGATGATTTTGATTTTTATACAAACATTAGGTTTTTAAGTAATAATACATTTGTAGAAAAGGGTATAAATATGTATTCTACTTTTAATTCATTTGATATTCTATTAACAGACTTTTCTTCTATCTATATAGATTTTCTTTTGTTAAACATACCTATTGGATTTGTTTTTTCAGATTTTGAAGAATTTAAAGATTCTAGAGGTTTCGTATTTGAAGACCCTTTAAAATACATGCCAGGTAAAATAATATCTAATGAAAACGAATTAGAAATATTTTTAACAGAAACTATTATCAATAAAATAGACACTTACACAGAAAAACGAACTGAAATAAAAAATCTGTTTCATAAATATACCAGTAATTTTAATGAGCATTTATTTAAAAATCTTTCAAAATATGAGTTTTAATGAATCTGATTAAAAACAAAGATTATCTAATAATCTTAAAAAACTTTTCTTTTTTAAGCCTTTTAAAATTTTTTAATATCGGCTTTAAATTTGTTTTAGTTGCATACTTAATTCGAGTTTTTGGCACTAAAATTTATGGCTTATTAACTTGGGCAGATTCAGTTATACAGTTTTTTTTAATATTTATTAATTTTGGGTTTAATGTATATGCAGCAAAGTATATTGTAGATAATAGAGGTGATATTCAAAAAATAAATGAAGTAGTTTCATCAATTTACATTATAAAATTCTTGCTATTTCTTTTCTCTTTTATAGTTTTATTTGGTATTTCTTTTTTTGATCCTTTTTCAGATAATATTCACTTATTGTACCTTTTATTGCTCCTAGGTCTTGGAGAAGTTTTTTTTCCCATTTGGTTTTATCAAGGTGTAGAAAAGTTAAAAACAGCTACTTTAATCATCTTTATTTCTAGACTGTTTGTAATAACATGCACTTTTATATTTGTTAAATCTCAAAATGATCTTTTAGTATATGTTTGGCTTTTAATAATTTCAAATATTATAATGGGTTTTTTGGGTTTACGTTCTTTAAAAGTAGATTATAATATTCAATTTTATTTAGTTTCAATAAATAAGATGTATCAATATTTTAAGGCAGCAATCATGTTTTTTTTAGGTAGGTTTTTGTCTTTGGTTTTTAATTATGGAACTATTTTTTTAATAGGTATTTATACATCTATGGATGACGTTTCTGGTTTTGACACTGCCTCTAAAATTGTGTTTATATGTGTAATACCTTTTGAAATGATTCAGCAAGCTGTTTTTCCAACAATATCTAGAACTTTAGATAAAAAATTATTGGTTAAGCTAATTGCTTTAAGCTTATTTTTTGGTTTAATTATGTATAGCATAATTAACTATTTTTCAGAAGAACTTATGGGTTTTTTAGGTGGAGATGAATTGGTGAAATACGCTTCAACTCTTAAAACACTTGCATTATTAATACCTTTAATTTCTTTAACCTATATACTAGGTACTTGTGCATTGGTTGCATTTGGTTTTTTTAAACAATACAACAATTCTTTAATTATCAGTTCTATACTATATATTGTTTTTGTATTGATTTTATATGTTCTTGATAAAATTACTTTCATGAATTTAATTTATTTACGAATTCTATCAGATTTTGTTTTAGTTTTTACAAGAGGATTTTACGTTGTTAAAAATAAAGTCTTAAGTTTATAATTGTTTATGAAGTTAAAATCTATTTTTTTTACATTTTTTATTGCTATTTACTTACCATTAATATTGTTGACTAAAATTCCGTTTTTAATAAAAACACTTTTTACTTTAAATTTTTTGGTTTTAGCAACATTAACTTATTACTATTTATTTAGAGATAAAAAATTTGCACCTATTCTCTCCTCTTATATAGTATTTAACTTTTTGTTCTTTCTTATAGCACCAATGTTACAAACACATAATGTTTATGATACAGAAAATTTAAATTTACCAACAAAATTAGTTTACAGAGATTATCTAATAATAAAAACAAATATTTTAGTATTACTTTTTAATATAGTTTTTTTTGTTTTTTACAGATATTTTAACGCAATAAAAAGTAAGGTAATAATTTATAAAAAAAATAAAAATTTACCATTTCATATTATTATTTTCTTCTTTATAAGCATCCTAATTTTTATTTTAAATTTTAAACATATACAATATGAATATTTAAATAGTAATTATTTTGATTTAGAAGGTACATCAAAATCTAGTTTATTAATTAAAGAAAAAATAATATTAATGTTTCCATTTATGGCTTTTATTATGGCTATTGGTTATTTAAGAAACAAGAAAAAAACTAAAAATTATTATTATATTTTATTTGTAACTATTTTATTATTGATATTGGTTTTACTTATAAAAAACCCATTAACAGAAAAAAGAAACGCATTAGGCCCAATATACATTACACTTATATTTCTAATTATACCAAGACTATTAAATACCAATTTTAAAATATTAGTATTTCTATTTATGTCTATGATAGTTGTTTTTCCTACAATATCATTAATTACTCATTCAGGTTATACTTTAAAACAGCTTATAAATAACCCAAATCTCTTTCTTAAAAAAGCGAATGAACATGGTATAACAAATACTTTTACATCATTAAATTATGATGCATTTATAAATTTTTCTGGCACTATTGAATATGCTGAAAAAAACTCTTTATCTTATGGTAAACAACTTTCTGGAGGATTGTTCTTTTTTGTGCCGAGAAAAATATGGGAGAATAAACCAATTTCTAGTGGAGAGTTTATAGGAAATTACCTTAGAGATACCTATGGTAATAAGTATAGCTTTACAAATTTATCTAATCCTTATGTTTCAGAAGGATATTTAAATTTTGGCATTTTAGGAGTAATAATGTTTGCAATTTTTTTAGCATTTTTTATGTCTAGGATGACAAATTGGGTTAATGGAGACAATCAGTTAAAAAAAGCAGCATCATTTTATGCAGCTATTCATTTAATCTTTTTCTTAAGAGGAGATTTTACAAACGGATTTGCATTCTTATTTGCAACTTTCATAGTGGTTTTATTGATTCCAAAAATTTACTTTTCACTTTTTAAAAGAGTTGATTATGAAAGTATTAAATAATATAACTCTTCTTTTAGTTTATTTAAACGCTAGTCTTTTAGTATTTCCAGATAAAATAAAGCCATATCTTATTTTTAGTTTATTCTTATCTATTGCTCTTCGTAAATTTAAATTAAAAACAAAACAAAAATACAATCATAAAAAACTATTTATAAGTATCGGTTTTTTTTGCATTTTAATTGTTAGTTGTTTTTTGTCTGAAAATAGTTATGTTGGATTCAAAAAATTAGAGTCTAGTGCCTCTCTAGTAGTTTTTCCATTAATTTTTTACCTTTTGGCAGGAGATAGCCAAATTCTTAACACTAAATCTTTTAATGTTATAAAGAAAATTATAGTTTTTACTACACTTTTCTTTTTAGTTTTTTCATTTAGTTATTTTTATATAACAGAGCCTTTTTACACTTTTAAAAGTACGTTAGTACATTATTCTAACTTAATAAATATCAGAAATACAGGATTTTTAATTCATCCAATTTACCTATCCATTTATACAGGAGTATCAATCATTTTTTGTTTAGATTTATTTTTAAAGGATAAAAGATATGTCTTTTTTGCTTTATCATTAATCTTATTGGTTTTTATGGGAATTTTAAATAAGAAAGGCCCAATTTTATCACTTGTCTTAGTTGGTGTTTTTTATGTTTTTAAAGAAAGATTGTATTTTAAAAAAAGCATTTATTTAATACCAGTTTTTTTACTTTTATTGGTTGCTATTGTTTTTCTGCCTAAGTATAAGGATGTAAATGGTTTTGTAGAACTTAAACATTTAATTGAGCAAAAAAGTAAAACAAGTTCATCTACTGGTATTAGATTACAAATTTATGATTGTGCAATACATAAAATAACAGAATCACCAATTTTAGGCTATGGAATAGGAGATGTAAATGATGTTTTAAACAATTGCTATTTAAACTCTAAAACATTACCAGTAGAAAAAAACTATAATACACACAATCAATATTTTAGCTTTTGGTTGTCTGCAGGTATTTTGGGGTTAACTGCATTTTTATTTTATTTATTTACTGTATTAAAAATAGCTAAAGAACAAAATTTCAAAATTTTTTATCTAATAAGCCTATTTTTTATATTAAATATGTTAACCGAAAATATTTTAGAAAGAGAAGATGGTGTTATCTTTTTTTCATTCCTTATTAATTTATATTTATTTAAAAATGATGTAATTGATGGTTAATATAATTCATGTATTAGAAGATTTTTCTTTATCAAGTGGAGGGTTAAGAACTGTTGTAAAAAAGTTGAATGAAAAACTTTTAGGAAATGGTTTAAATTCCAAAATAGTTTCAACAAGAAGTGAGGTAGAGGATGACATCATATTAGTTAATGGGGGTTCTATACCTTGGAGATATTCATCAAATTTAACTAAAGAATTAGATCAACTAAATAATAATAAAAAAATTGATTTAATACATATTCATGGTGTTTGGATGTACCCTCAATATGCCACAGCTAAATACGCTTTAAAAAATAATATACCTTATATCATAACTTGTCATGGAATGCTAGAACCTTGGTTATGGACAAAAGGAAAGTTTAAGAAAGAACAATATTTTAAGCATGTTGTTTACAAATATTTTGAAAGAGCAAATTATTTACATGCAATTACACCATTAGAAGCAAATGAGTTAAGTAAACTATTTCCAAAAAGTAAAATTAAAACTATTCCTAATTTAATTTCTCTAAATGCATCTGTTGTTGAAAACAACAATTTTAATGATAAATATATCTTATACTTAGGAAGGTTAGATGAAAAGAAAGGCATAGATATTTTAATAAATGCTTTTGCTAAATTAAATGATAAACAAATCAGATTAAAAATAGCTGGCGGATTTAATGACTATAAGAACGAATTAATTAAAATAGCTAAAGATTTAAATATCTTAGAAAGAATCGATTTTGTTGGTTTAGTAAAAGGATTAGAAAAAGAAAAACTTTATAAAGAAGCTTTTGTATTTGTGGCTCCTTCTCATTCAGAAGTTATTGGTATGGTTAATTTAGAGGCTGCCAAATACCATACACCAGTAATAACAACCTATCAAACTGGGTTATTAAAAGAATGGAATAATAATGGAGGTGTTTTAATTAACCTTTCAGAAAATAACCTTTATTCTGAATTGTCTAAAGCTGTAAACTGGTCTATAAAAGAAAGAAATTTAAGAGGACAAAAATTAAGAAATTTTATAGAAAAAGAATATTCTTGGAATACAAAAATTAAAGATTGGATTCATTTTTATAAAACTATAAAAAATGAAAAAAATTAGTTTTAGAAAGTGTTAGTTCATTTTTTAAATTATTATGTATTTTTGACTCTTATTTTTAATTATTAGATGCTAAATAAAAAGAAAATTCTTATAACTGGTGGTTCTGGTTTTATAGGTACCAACTTAGTAGAGTTTTACAAAAATACTTCTATAGTATTAAACCTCGACATTAAAAAACCCAGAAATCCAAATCATCAAGAATTTTGGAAAAAAATAGATATATTAAACCTTGATTCGTTAACAAATGCTATTTCAAACTTTCAGCCAGACTACATATTTCATATGGCTGCAAGAACAGATTTAGATGGTGTAAATTTAGATGATTATCAGGCAAATATAAAAGGAGTAGAAAATTTAATAATAGCCTTAAAAAGCATTGAAAATTTAAGAAAAGTTATTTTTGCTTCAAGTAGATTAGTTTGCGAAATTGGATATGAACCAAAAGACGAATTTGATTATAAACCTTCTACTGTTTATGGAGAAAGCAAAATTATAGGAGAAAAAATAGTTAGAGAATCTAAAATTTTAACTGATAATTGGATTATAGTTAGGCCAACTTCCTTGTGGGGTCCTTGGTTTGATATACCTTATAAAAACTTTTTTGACACCATAGAAAAAGGTCTTTATTTTCATCCAAAAAATAAGAAAATTTACAAGAAATTTGGCTTTGTTTTAAACTGTGTTTATGTTTTAGACAAGTTATTGAATAATGATAATTTAGATAAGAAAACAATTTATCTATCAGATTTTGAGGAATTAGAAGTAAAAGCTTGGGCCAACATAATTTCTCAGTATTATCATCAAAAAGATGTTAAAGAAATTCCCTTTTTTATTTTAAAATTTATTGCTAATATTGGTGATTCAGTTAAAAAATTAGGGGTAAAAAATCCTCCCTTAACAAAGTTTAGATTAAACAATCTAATAACAAATATGTATTTTAACACTAAAGAGGTGGAATCTGTAGTAGGTGAGTTACCTTATAATATAAATAAATCAACAGAAATTACTTATAAATGGTTAACAAGAAACAGCAATACCAAGATTTAAGTAAGTTTAATGTTCCTAAGGGTTTTCGAGGTAAATCTAAGTTCATTGTTCAAATTTGGTGGATAACCGAAAAAACTCTTTTTGCCATGTCTCCTCAGTTTTTTTATGGGTGGAGAAGGTTTTTGCTAAGATCTTTTGGAGCAAAAATTGGTAAAAATGTATTAATTAGATCTTCTGCTAAATTTACATATCCTTGGAAAGTTACAATAGGAGATAACACATGGATTGGTGAAGAAACTATACTATATAGTTTAGGAGAAATAAATATTGGGAACAATGTAGCTGTTGCACATGGTATTTATTTTAATACAGGTTTACATGATTATACAAAAACAGATTTTCCAATACTAAGTGATAAAATAATTATAGAGGATGAATGTTGGATAACTAATGATGTTTATATTGCACCAGGTGTAACTATAGGCAAAGGTTCAGTCATTGGCGCAAGAAGTAGTGTCTATAAAGATATACCTAGTGGTTGGGTTTGTTATGGTAACCCTGCTAAACCAGTAAAACAGAGAATTGAGAAAAAAGATAACAATAATAGGGATTAACTACTTTCCAGAAGATACTGCAATAGGCCTATATACAACTCAATTAGCGCAACATTTAGTACAGAATAATTTTGATGTTGATGTAATTACTGGTTTTCCATACTATCCTGCTTGGAGAATTAGTGAAGCATATAAATCAAAAAGTAGGTTTTATCAAGAAACAATTAACGGAGTTAATATTTATAGATACAAACAATATGTGCCTAAAAAACCAAGTTTCTTAAAAAGAATAATTCATTTAATAGATTTTTCTGTAGGTACTTTCTTCAATATTTTTAAAGTAAAAAATACAGATTTAGTTTTATGTGTTGTGCCATTCATTGGCTCAGTATTTATAGGTAAAATTTTAGCAAAATTAAGAGGTGCAAAATTATGGGTTCATGTTCAAGATTTTGAATTTGATGCTGCTACAGATTCCAATTTAGTTGGCAATAAAAATATTATTTTTCGAACCTTATTTTGGATAGAAAGAAAACTTTTAGGTTCTGCAAATTTTGTAAGTACAATTAGTGTTTCTATGATCAAAAAGTTGGAAAACAAGGTTCCCAATATTGATAATAAATTATTATCTAATTGGGTAGATGCAAACTTTATTCAACCTAATAATTATACAACTCATAAATACCTAAATTCATCAAAATTTAAAATTTTATACTCAGGTAATATTGGAGAAAAACAAGATTGGGATTTATTTATAAAATTTGCGAAAGAATTAGAACAAAAAGAAAATATTGAGATAATTGTTGTAGGGAATGGAAGTAAAAGAATTTGGTTAGAAGAATCTTTGCTAGATTTAGAAAATATTAGATTTTACAGTCCAGTTCCATACAATGAGCTCTCTAATTTATTGTGTAGTGCAGATTTGCATGTGTTATTTCAAAAAATAGACGTTATAGATACTGTAATGCCTTCTAAAATCTTGGCAATGATGTCTAGTTCAAAAACATCGTTAATTACAGGTAATATGCAATCAGAGGTTTCTTCTATCATCAAGAAATCAAAATCTGGGATGTATTTTGATTCACAAGACTGTAAACCACTTGTTGATTTTGTACTTAAATTAAAATCAAATAAGGAATTGCAGAAGGAATTTGGAAAGAGTGCTAGAGCATATGTAATAGAGAACTACAGTAAATCTCAAATATTAGAAGAGTTTAGGTTAGAGGCTTTAAAATTAATTGAAAGTTAAATTGACAACAAAAATTAAAAAATATTCTAGATTAATTAGACCTATAATTGTTGTTTTCGACATTATAATAATTACTAGTGTTCTATATTATTTTTCAGATCAAGGCTATTTAAATAGTGAGTTTCTAATTTACATTAATCTTGTTTGGCTTTTTATAGCCTATTTTACCAAATTTTATAATGTGTATAGATATACACATATTGCTAGGTTAGTAACCTATCTTCTCTCTCAATTTTCAATATTTATCTTGGCGTTTTTCGCCTATTTTTCAATATTTAGAGAAGGTGAAGTAATTAATGAGCAATTTAATATTATTCTATCTTTTACACTTTTAATCACCTTTTTTAAACTGTTCTTCTTTTTCATACTAAAATCATACAGATTAAGTGGAAAAAATTACAGGAATGTTATTGTTTTTGGTAGTTCAAAATCAGCAAAAAATGTAATTGATTTATTTAAAAGTAAGCAAGATTTAGGATATCGATTTTTTGGTTTTTTTGCAGATAAGAAAGATGTATCAGACAAATATTTAGGAGATATTAATGCAGGCTTGATTTACGCTTCTAAAGAACAAATAGATGAGGTTTATTGCGAATCAGATTCTATTACTAAACAAAAATTAAGAGTAATAAGGAATTACTGTAGCAAAAATAATGTGGATTTTAATTTAATTCCAGAAGAGAAAGATATTTATAGTAAAGACTTAAAGTTAACCCATTATGGAACGATTCCAATTTTAAAGCCTAAAAAACTTCCTTTTGAAAAGATTGAAACTCATATTTTAAAAAGATGTTTTGACATCTTTTTCTCACTTCTTGTTTGTGTTTTTCTGCTTTCTTGGTTGTTGCCAATTTTATGGATTGTTGTAAAACTAAATTCTAAAGGAAAATTTTTATTCAAGCAGTTGAGAGATGGTGCAGATGGTAATCAATTTTATTGTTATAAAATTAGATCTATGAAAGTTAATACGCTCGCAGACAAAATAGCAACAACCATAAATGATGATAGAATTACTTCTGTTGGAGCTTTTCTAAGAAAAACAAGCTTAGATGAATTACCTCAGTTTTTTAATGTACTTAAAGGTGATATGAGCATTGTTGGTCCTAGACCTCATATGAATGTTCAAACCAAAAAATATTTAGTAGAGATAGAGAATTATTTGTTTAGAAATTCTGTAAAACCAGGTATAACAGGTTTAGCACAAGTATATGGTTATAGAGGAGAAATTAAGAAAAAATCGGACATAGATCATAGAGTTAAGTTAGATGTATTTTATATTGAAAACTGGTCATTTTTTCTAGATATTAAAATTATAGGCCTAACAATTTTAAATGTTTTTAAAGGCCAAGACAAAGCGTATTAATATCATGAAAAAAGTAGAAATATCAGCATCTGTAGTCTTGTATCATGAAAACTTAGAAGAACTTTCTAATACCATTCAATGTTTTTTAAATGTTGATATTTCAAAGAAATTATATCTAATTGATAATACAGATGATGCAAGGTTTAAAGGTTTATTTACAAATGATGATATTATTTATATTCAAAATGGTAAAAACTTAGGTTTTGGAGCAGGTCATAATGTTATACTTAATCAGATTGAAAATGATTCTAAGTATCATTTAATCTTAAATCCAGATGTTAATTTCGAATCTAGAGTAATCATAAATTTAATTGATAAACTCAAAAAGCATGAAATGGTTTCTATGATTGCTCCTAAAGTATTATTTCCTGATGGTACTTTTCAAAATTCTTGTAGAAGATACCCAAGAATTATAGAGTTATTAGCAAGACGTTTTAACCTTTTACAATCCATTTTTAAAAAGAACATCAGCAAAGGTAAATACACAGATAAAGATTTAGATGCATCGTTTTTTGCTGAATACATAACAGGCTGTTTTCATTTATACAAAACAGATGATTTTGTAAAATTAGGTGGTTTTGATGAACGCTATTTCTTGTATATGGAAGATGTTGATATCTGTAAAAAAATTCAGAAGTTAGACAAGTTAAAACTATACTATCCTAAAGAAGAAATTAGGCATGTTTTAAAACAAGGTTCTTCTAAAAACAATAAACTCTTTTTTATTCACACATTTTCTGCAATTAAATATTTTTTAAAGTGGGGTTTTAGGTAGCCAATTTTATTTAAAATATATTTGCAATCCATAAATTAATTACCATGAATATTTTAATATTAGGTTCTGGAGGTAGAGAACACGCATTTACATTAAAACTAGTTGAAAGCTCAAAAGTAAATACAGTTTTTGTAGCACCAGGAAATGCTGGTACTGCTAAAATTGCAACAAATGTGGTTATTAGTCCTACTGATTTTGAAGCTATAAAAAGTACAGTTTTAGAGAATGAAATTAAGATGGTAGTTGTTGGCCCAGAAGCACCTTTAGTAAATGGTGTACATGATTTCTTTTTGGCAGATAATGAGTTAAAAGACATACCAGTTATAGGGCCTAAAAAAGATGGTGCTTTGCTAGAAGGGTCTAAAGATTTTTCTAAACAATTTATGGAAAAGCACAATGTACCAACTGCAAAGTACAAGTCTTTTAATAACAAAAACTTAGAAGAAGGTTATGCCTTTTTAGAAACGTTACAACCACCTTATGTTTTAAAAGCAGATGGTTTAGCTGCTGGTAAAGGTGTTTTAATTCTAAATTCTTTAGAAGAAGCCAAGTCTGAATTGAAAGAGATGGTTTCGAACCAGAAGTTTGGAGAGGCTTCATCAACAGTAGTTATAGAAGAGTTTTTAAAAGGAATAGAGTTATCTGTATTTGTTTTAACTGATGGCAAAAACTATAAAATTCTACCTTCAGCTAAAGATTATAAAAGAATTGGAGAAGGAGATGTTGGTTTAAACACTGGTGGAATGGGTGCAATATCACCTGTGCCTTTTGCTGATGAAGCATTCTTAAATAAGGTAGAAGAACTTGTTGTAAAACCTACTATTAATGGCCTTCAAAAAGAAAATATAGATTACAAAGGATTTATCTTTATTGGTTTAATGAATGATAATGGAAACCCTTCTGTAGTTGAATATAATGTAAGAATGGGTGACCCAGAGACAGAGGTTGTTTTACCGAGAATAGAATCAGATTTATTTGATTTATTTGATGGTGTTGCCAATCAAACTTTACATGAAAAATCTTTTTCAGTTACCAACCAAACAGCAACAACTGTAATGTTAGTCTCAGGAGGTTATCCTGAAGCTTATCAAAAAAATAAAGAGATTAGTGGTTTAGAAAATGTGGTAAACTCAACTGTATTTCATGCAGGAACTTCTTTAGATAATAATAAAGTTGTAACCAGTGGAGGTAGAGTAATGGCTATTACTTCTTTTGGTGATTCTATACAAGAAGCTTTAGATAAATCTTATGATAGTATCGAAAAAATTTCTTTTGATGATATGAATTATAGAAAAGATATTGGTTTCGATTTAATCTAGAAATTAACTCGCTTTTTCTAATGTAAAAGAAAACTCTGAGCCTTTACCAAAAGTACTTTTAAGTAAAATATTTTCATTGTGAGCTTCAACAATGTGCTTTACAATAGATAACCCTAATCCAGATCCTCCTTGTTCACGAGATCTACTTTGGTCTACTCTATAAAAGCGCTCAAATAAACGAGATATGTGTTCTTTTTTAATTCCTTCTCCATTATCAGTTACCTTAATAATAAACTTTTTATCTGAGTAACTTTCTACACCAACATAAGTTGTACCATTTGGATTACCATATTTAATGGAGTTTACAACTAAGTTAATTAAGACTTGCTCAATTTTTTCGATATCACCTTTAACAAAAACAGGAAACTCATAAACCTTATCAAACTTTAGAGATATATTGCGTTTTTTTGCCTTCATTTCGAATAAATCAAACACATTCTGAATAAGTTCAAGAATATTAAAAACTTCGATATCTAAATTGGTACCTTCATTTTCTAATTTGGCAATCATATCTAAATCCTTAATTACAGCTACTAATCGTTCAACACCTTTGTTAGCTCTATTAAGATATTTCATCCTAATTTCTTTGTCATTTACAGCACCTTCAAGAAGGGTTAAAATATAACCTTGCACCGTAAAAAGTGGTGTTTTTAATTCGTGAGCTACATTACCTAAAAAATCTCTTCTAAAAGAAT belongs to Polaribacter dokdonensis and includes:
- a CDS encoding CDP-glycerol glycerophosphotransferase family protein, which produces MMKNKVIGFLINFLKSFIKKKRKIVYHSFPDFTDNSFATFVYVSNNLPEYKNIWLVDSLEKKDFFLKLIANYTASENYIILKKKSIKGFFHYLTAELVFHTHGLFNEFGLIKDQRKINLWHGMPIKKIGFYESLDSKVPFSNVHLATSEFYQKILMKAFGANKKQTQIIGQTRNDFLLDNKITIHHLFNDDKIYENTILWMPTFRKSVVRDLRTDGSIEIDKDFLRNEYLVKLNKFLVDCNSIIYVKLHPMDYRGLDDFDFYTNIRFLSNNTFVEKGINMYSTFNSFDILLTDFSSIYIDFLLLNIPIGFVFSDFEEFKDSRGFVFEDPLKYMPGKIISNENELEIFLTETIINKIDTYTEKRTEIKNLFHKYTSNFNEHLFKNLSKYEF
- a CDS encoding oligosaccharide flippase family protein — encoded protein: MNLIKNKDYLIILKNFSFLSLLKFFNIGFKFVLVAYLIRVFGTKIYGLLTWADSVIQFFLIFINFGFNVYAAKYIVDNRGDIQKINEVVSSIYIIKFLLFLFSFIVLFGISFFDPFSDNIHLLYLLLLLGLGEVFFPIWFYQGVEKLKTATLIIFISRLFVITCTFIFVKSQNDLLVYVWLLIISNIIMGFLGLRSLKVDYNIQFYLVSINKMYQYFKAAIMFFLGRFLSLVFNYGTIFLIGIYTSMDDVSGFDTASKIVFICVIPFEMIQQAVFPTISRTLDKKLLVKLIALSLFFGLIMYSIINYFSEELMGFLGGDELVKYASTLKTLALLIPLISLTYILGTCALVAFGFFKQYNNSLIISSILYIVFVLILYVLDKITFMNLIYLRILSDFVLVFTRGFYVVKNKVLSL
- the wzy gene encoding O-antigen polysaccharide polymerase Wzy → MFPFMAFIMAIGYLRNKKKTKNYYYILFVTILLLILVLLIKNPLTEKRNALGPIYITLIFLIIPRLLNTNFKILVFLFMSMIVVFPTISLITHSGYTLKQLINNPNLFLKKANEHGITNTFTSLNYDAFINFSGTIEYAEKNSLSYGKQLSGGLFFFVPRKIWENKPISSGEFIGNYLRDTYGNKYSFTNLSNPYVSEGYLNFGILGVIMFAIFLAFFMSRMTNWVNGDNQLKKAASFYAAIHLIFFLRGDFTNGFAFLFATFIVVLLIPKIYFSLFKRVDYESIK
- a CDS encoding O-antigen ligase family protein; the protein is MAGDSQILNTKSFNVIKKIIVFTTLFFLVFSFSYFYITEPFYTFKSTLVHYSNLINIRNTGFLIHPIYLSIYTGVSIIFCLDLFLKDKRYVFFALSLILLVFMGILNKKGPILSLVLVGVFYVFKERLYFKKSIYLIPVFLLLLVAIVFLPKYKDVNGFVELKHLIEQKSKTSSSTGIRLQIYDCAIHKITESPILGYGIGDVNDVLNNCYLNSKTLPVEKNYNTHNQYFSFWLSAGILGLTAFLFYLFTVLKIAKEQNFKIFYLISLFFILNMLTENILEREDGVIFFSFLINLYLFKNDVIDG
- a CDS encoding glycosyltransferase, with protein sequence MVNIIHVLEDFSLSSGGLRTVVKKLNEKLLGNGLNSKIVSTRSEVEDDIILVNGGSIPWRYSSNLTKELDQLNNNKKIDLIHIHGVWMYPQYATAKYALKNNIPYIITCHGMLEPWLWTKGKFKKEQYFKHVVYKYFERANYLHAITPLEANELSKLFPKSKIKTIPNLISLNASVVENNNFNDKYILYLGRLDEKKGIDILINAFAKLNDKQIRLKIAGGFNDYKNELIKIAKDLNILERIDFVGLVKGLEKEKLYKEAFVFVAPSHSEVIGMVNLEAAKYHTPVITTYQTGLLKEWNNNGGVLINLSENNLYSELSKAVNWSIKERNLRGQKLRNFIEKEYSWNTKIKDWIHFYKTIKNEKN
- a CDS encoding NAD-dependent epimerase/dehydratase family protein, coding for MLNKKKILITGGSGFIGTNLVEFYKNTSIVLNLDIKKPRNPNHQEFWKKIDILNLDSLTNAISNFQPDYIFHMAARTDLDGVNLDDYQANIKGVENLIIALKSIENLRKVIFASSRLVCEIGYEPKDEFDYKPSTVYGESKIIGEKIVRESKILTDNWIIVRPTSLWGPWFDIPYKNFFDTIEKGLYFHPKNKKIYKKFGFVLNCVYVLDKLLNNDNLDKKTIYLSDFEELEVKAWANIISQYYHQKDVKEIPFFILKFIANIGDSVKKLGVKNPPLTKFRLNNLITNMYFNTKEVESVVGELPYNINKSTEITYKWLTRNSNTKI
- a CDS encoding WcaF family extracellular polysaccharide biosynthesis acetyltransferase, translated to MVNKKQQYQDLSKFNVPKGFRGKSKFIVQIWWITEKTLFAMSPQFFYGWRRFLLRSFGAKIGKNVLIRSSAKFTYPWKVTIGDNTWIGEETILYSLGEINIGNNVAVAHGIYFNTGLHDYTKTDFPILSDKIIIEDECWITNDVYIAPGVTIGKGSVIGARSSVYKDIPSGWVCYGNPAKPVKQRIEKKDNNNRD